A single genomic interval of Nitrospirae bacterium YQR-1 harbors:
- a CDS encoding SLATT domain-containing protein, which yields MEVNSQVKDVASVEVLESQIRECFGRVVYTHKTHEKCADICLMKDSRIKQLQIILSAGSLIVTLFSKDSQVGIIIGAIYSTVLLATNMYTKKYDLGKIAQKHSATANSLWNIRESYFSLLADIRCGDLDVNSIRKERDYLQKTLSGIYKGAPITDDEAYSKAYKSLKKHEEMTFSDDEIDAFLPKQLKKYS from the coding sequence ATGGAAGTGAATTCCCAAGTTAAAGATGTAGCGAGTGTAGAAGTACTTGAATCACAAATTAGAGAGTGTTTTGGGAGGGTTGTATATACACATAAAACCCATGAAAAATGTGCAGATATCTGTTTAATGAAGGACTCCAGAATAAAACAGTTACAAATTATTCTATCTGCTGGAAGTTTAATTGTAACATTATTTAGTAAAGATTCCCAAGTAGGTATAATTATCGGGGCTATTTACTCTACTGTGCTTTTAGCTACTAATATGTATACTAAAAAATATGATTTGGGTAAAATTGCACAAAAACATAGCGCTACCGCAAATTCTCTGTGGAATATAAGAGAATCATACTTTTCTCTGCTCGCAGATATAAGATGTGGAGATTTAGATGTTAATTCAATAAGAAAAGAGAGAGATTATTTGCAAAAAACACTTAGTGGTATATATAAAGGAGCTCCTATAACTGACGATGAAGCATACTCAAAAGCATATAAATCATTGAAAAAGCATGAAGAGATGACATTTAGTGACGATGAAATTGATGCGTTTTTACCAAAGCAGTTAAAAAAGTATTCATAA
- a CDS encoding ASKHA domain-containing protein, translating to MQLQITGQDAIEVNEHETIYDALKRNGIYLTAPCGGKSTCGKCKVKILEGKAEVKSYGRLQQKERLDGVVLACQSTLKSPLRIEIPKQSRLVLGGKIAVSAFKDTVAYLKSYGVEADPLVKRTFLQLPPPSITDNISDLERLKRSLSEHGLGHMRFAYELVSGTAETLREANWNVTLSWLRSQGDCGEALSLFLADECSRRYSLAIDIGTTTVVVYMVDFITGAVIDIGSTYNSQTRYGDDVITRIVFATEGGGLGDLRNAVVEDINTLIESLTDKHNISSCEIDAAVISANTTMSQIFWGLNPASIREEPYIPTVNYFPLWRAAVSGLKINPQSPVYTSPCVASYVGGDIASGILASKMHRNPEISLFMDIGTNAEVAIGNNEWIMTAACSAGPCFEGGGIKHGMRATAGAIESIQIDPVTFEPVIGVIGGGAPMGVCGSGMIDAIVEMFKTGLINQKGIFNPKKTERIREGEEGLEYLIHSDSALKRDIVLTKVDIENLIRAKAAIFAGVSLLVNEVGLTIDVIDRVYVAGGFGNSLNVAKAVMLGMLPDLPEEKYTFLANTSIIGAYLALMSDKLREELEEVCSKMTYVELSVVGGYMDEYMSAMFIPHTDMSKFPTVAAAMGF from the coding sequence ATGCAGCTACAGATAACGGGACAGGATGCAATAGAAGTAAACGAACATGAAACCATATATGATGCACTAAAAAGAAATGGGATTTATCTTACAGCACCATGCGGGGGAAAAAGCACCTGCGGTAAGTGTAAAGTTAAAATACTGGAAGGTAAGGCAGAAGTCAAATCATACGGCAGGCTGCAACAGAAGGAACGGCTTGACGGGGTGGTGCTGGCGTGCCAGAGCACCCTTAAAAGTCCCCTGCGCATAGAGATACCTAAACAGTCCAGACTCGTGCTTGGCGGCAAAATTGCCGTATCCGCATTCAAAGACACCGTGGCCTATTTAAAATCCTACGGCGTAGAGGCCGATCCGTTAGTCAAGCGAACATTTTTACAATTACCACCACCCTCCATAACTGATAACATAAGCGATCTTGAGAGACTGAAGCGCTCCCTTAGTGAGCACGGCTTAGGGCACATGAGGTTTGCTTACGAGCTGGTCTCCGGCACAGCGGAAACACTCAGGGAAGCTAATTGGAATGTAACGCTTTCGTGGTTGAGGTCACAGGGAGACTGTGGAGAGGCACTGTCGCTGTTTTTAGCTGATGAGTGCTCAAGGCGTTACAGCTTGGCTATAGACATCGGCACCACCACAGTTGTGGTCTATATGGTTGACTTTATAACCGGTGCGGTTATAGATATAGGCTCTACCTACAATTCACAAACCCGCTACGGTGATGATGTTATAACCAGAATCGTTTTTGCTACCGAGGGCGGCGGTCTGGGGGACTTAAGAAACGCTGTGGTGGAAGACATTAACACGCTTATTGAGTCCCTTACGGATAAGCACAATATAAGCAGTTGTGAGATAGATGCAGCCGTAATATCAGCCAACACCACGATGTCTCAGATATTCTGGGGCCTTAATCCGGCCTCAATACGAGAGGAGCCCTACATTCCCACGGTCAATTATTTTCCTTTGTGGAGGGCTGCGGTGTCGGGATTAAAAATAAATCCGCAATCCCCTGTTTATACATCTCCTTGTGTAGCAAGCTATGTGGGAGGGGATATAGCCTCCGGAATCCTTGCATCCAAAATGCACAGAAACCCTGAGATTTCCCTGTTTATGGACATAGGGACAAACGCCGAGGTTGCCATAGGCAACAACGAATGGATAATGACGGCGGCGTGTTCTGCAGGGCCATGTTTTGAGGGCGGCGGCATTAAACACGGCATGAGGGCGACTGCGGGAGCGATTGAATCCATACAGATAGACCCTGTCACTTTTGAACCTGTAATTGGAGTAATCGGAGGTGGCGCTCCAATGGGTGTATGCGGCTCGGGGATGATTGATGCAATTGTGGAGATGTTTAAAACCGGTCTGATTAACCAAAAGGGGATATTTAATCCAAAAAAGACTGAGCGCATCAGAGAGGGGGAGGAGGGCCTCGAGTACCTGATTCACTCAGACTCCGCCCTAAAGCGGGACATCGTACTGACGAAGGTGGATATAGAGAATCTGATAAGGGCAAAGGCCGCTATTTTTGCCGGAGTATCCTTGCTTGTCAATGAGGTCGGCTTGACCATTGACGTCATAGACAGAGTGTATGTGGCAGGAGGGTTTGGAAATTCACTTAATGTGGCAAAGGCTGTTATGCTTGGCATGTTACCCGACCTTCCTGAAGAGAAATATACATTTTTGGCAAACACTTCCATCATAGGCGCCTACCTTGCGCTTATGAGTGACAAGCTCAGAGAGGAGCTTGAGGAGGTCTGCTCCAAAATGACCTATGTTGAGCTTTCCGTGGTTGGCGGCTACATGGATGAGTACATGTCCGCTATGTTTATTCCTCACACGGATATGTCTAAGTTTCCGACAGTGGCCGCTGCAATGGGGTTTTAA
- a CDS encoding nucleotidyltransferase, with product MSVAMDFMKFCSNLKIKNKGVISEIYKKITKRLNKDFWNNVSETSHSLYVGSFGRDTAIHGFSDLDMIFQLPSKIYKRFNNYSNNGQSALLQEVKNSILKTYPNTDIGGDGQVVVISFTNGIQFEVVPAFINDVGSYTYPDSNNGGKWKITNPKPEINEIDKIDKMYHLNLKRLCRMMRAWKDKWTVSIGGLLIDTLACNFIKNWEHREKSFPYYDKLSCDFFNFLSNQDRDQQFWKALGSNQPVKRIGLFENKAEKCYNLSLEAIEYESEGYIRLSKQKWGEIYGSEFPS from the coding sequence ATGAGTGTTGCAATGGATTTTATGAAATTCTGTAGTAATTTAAAAATAAAAAATAAAGGGGTAATCTCAGAGATATATAAAAAAATTACTAAACGTCTAAATAAGGATTTTTGGAACAATGTCTCAGAAACCTCACATAGTCTATATGTCGGTTCTTTTGGTAGGGACACGGCTATCCACGGATTTAGTGACTTAGATATGATTTTTCAACTTCCATCTAAAATTTATAAACGTTTCAATAATTATAGCAATAATGGTCAATCAGCTTTACTACAAGAAGTAAAAAATTCAATTTTAAAAACATATCCTAATACAGATATTGGAGGAGATGGTCAAGTAGTAGTAATAAGTTTCACTAATGGGATACAGTTTGAAGTTGTTCCTGCTTTTATTAATGACGTTGGTAGTTATACATATCCTGATTCAAATAATGGAGGCAAATGGAAAATTACCAATCCTAAACCAGAAATCAACGAAATTGATAAAATTGATAAAATGTATCATTTGAACTTAAAACGATTATGTCGAATGATGCGTGCATGGAAAGATAAATGGACTGTATCAATAGGTGGCTTATTGATAGATACTTTAGCATGTAATTTTATTAAAAATTGGGAACATAGAGAAAAATCTTTTCCTTATTACGATAAGTTGAGTTGTGATTTTTTCAATTTCTTATCAAACCAGGATAGGGATCAACAATTCTGGAAAGCTCTTGGCAGCAATCAACCTGTAAAAAGAATTGGGTTATTCGAAAATAAAGCAGAAAAGTGTTATAATCTATCTTTAGAAGCAATTGAGTATGAATCAGAAGGTTATATAAGGTTATCTAAGCAGAAATGGGGAGAGATTTATGGAAGTGAATTCCCAAGTTAA
- a CDS encoding Nif11-like leader peptide family natural product precursor: protein MSVESAEEFIKKLNSDLEFRNKVEAVKDESVRNKIIKEAGFNFKVEELKQVVHKCSELSEKDLENVAGGCYSPTPFDSNADGYQPYGATLHHNQGGK from the coding sequence ATGTCAGTTGAAAGCGCTGAAGAATTTATAAAAAAACTCAATAGTGATTTGGAATTCCGTAACAAGGTGGAAGCTGTCAAAGATGAAAGTGTGCGTAACAAAATAATTAAAGAAGCCGGATTTAATTTCAAAGTGGAAGAGCTTAAACAAGTTGTTCATAAATGCAGCGAATTAAGTGAGAAAGACCTTGAAAATGTAGCCGGTGGTTGTTATTCCCCTACCCCTTTTGATTCCAATGCAGATGGTTATCAACCATATGGAGCTACGTTACACCATAATCAAGGTGGGAAATAG
- the istB gene encoding IS21-like element helper ATPase IstB encodes MGQIEGKLRALMLTGMLQTLEIRHKQAQSNNSGYMDFLLSLLEDEHEKRQNRSLLKRLREASFEEEKTLEGFDFSFNPEIPAKRIRELSNCVYMERKENVFLLGPVGVGKTHIAHTLGHIACRLGYSVLFTKAPNMFRFLYGAKANNSWANRIKTYMSVQLLIVDDFGLKPLSETNSDDFYEIMNSRYLKRSTIFTSSRAIEDWQGLFPDPIIANAVMDRIAHNAHQIIITGESYRNKGIISEKKEVRDTHK; translated from the coding sequence ATGGGGCAAATAGAGGGTAAGCTAAGGGCTTTAATGTTAACTGGTATGCTACAGACATTGGAGATTAGGCATAAACAGGCGCAGAGTAACAACAGTGGCTATATGGATTTTTTATTAAGTCTTCTTGAGGATGAACATGAAAAAAGGCAAAACCGAAGCCTTTTAAAAAGACTGAGAGAAGCATCTTTTGAAGAGGAAAAGACATTGGAGGGATTTGATTTTTCCTTCAACCCTGAAATACCAGCAAAGAGAATAAGAGAGCTGTCAAACTGCGTGTATATGGAGAGAAAGGAAAATGTATTTCTTTTAGGGCCGGTAGGTGTAGGTAAAACGCATATAGCTCACACCCTTGGACACATAGCCTGTAGGTTAGGGTACAGTGTATTGTTTACAAAGGCGCCGAATATGTTTCGCTTCCTTTACGGGGCAAAAGCTAACAATAGTTGGGCCAATAGAATAAAGACCTACATGTCTGTGCAGTTACTGATAGTGGATGACTTTGGTCTGAAGCCTCTGTCGGAAACGAATTCGGATGACTTCTACGAGATAATGAATAGCCGATATTTGAAGAGGTCAACGATATTTACATCCAGTCGAGCAATAGAGGACTGGCAGGGGCTATTTCCTGATCCGATAATCGCAAATGCGGTAATGGATCGAATTGCTCATAATGCTCACCAGATTATTATCACCGGCGAGTCCTATCGGAACAAGGGGATTATATCTGAAAAAAAGGAGGTGCGGGATACTCATAAGTAG
- a CDS encoding Nif11-like leader peptide family natural product precursor codes for MSLESAEEFMKKLNSDLEFRNKVEAVKDENVRNKIIKEAGFNFKVEELKQVIHRCSELSEKDLENVAGGCYSPTPFDSNSDGYQPYGATLHHNQGGK; via the coding sequence ATGTCACTTGAAAGCGCTGAAGAATTCATGAAAAAACTCAATAGTGATTTGGAATTCCGTAACAAGGTGGAAGCTGTTAAAGATGAAAATGTGCGTAACAAAATAATTAAAGAAGCCGGATTTAATTTCAAAGTGGAAGAGCTTAAACAAGTTATTCATAGATGCAGCGAATTAAGTGAGAAAGACCTTGAAAATGTAGCCGGTGGTTGTTATTCCCCTACCCCTTTTGATTCCAATTCAGATGGTTATCAACCATATGGAGCTACGTTACACCATAATCAAGGTGGGAAATAG
- the istA gene encoding IS21 family transposase, translating to MARRELKMGELEEVLYQWYKGRNISQIRNSLGLDRKTIRKYLELAHAHGFTRETELKSDVLMELVGKIQAALKSPAGYSETYKKTALYQVQIDKLLSKKYMTAKQAYRILKSDHGYLLSYSSFKCYIRIRYAKEGRSCLPLEVKAASEGQVDFGSAGQMYDPQRCQMRRAHAFVMTLSYSRLHYVEFVFEQSQSTWVKCHINAFKFFGEVPERIILDNLKSGVIKPNTYDPVMNRAYADCARHYGFIIDPAKIARGDHKGKVERKIPVVRGQFLSA from the coding sequence ATGGCAAGAAGGGAGTTAAAGATGGGAGAATTGGAAGAAGTGTTATACCAGTGGTACAAAGGAAGGAATATAAGTCAGATAAGAAATTCTCTTGGGTTAGATCGTAAGACGATCCGCAAGTACCTTGAATTAGCCCATGCCCATGGATTTACACGTGAAACAGAGCTAAAAAGTGATGTGTTAATGGAATTGGTAGGCAAGATACAGGCAGCCCTGAAGAGTCCTGCAGGGTACTCAGAGACATATAAAAAGACAGCGTTATATCAGGTGCAGATAGATAAACTATTGAGTAAGAAATACATGACGGCCAAACAAGCCTACCGGATATTAAAAAGCGATCATGGGTATTTGTTAAGCTACAGCAGTTTTAAGTGCTACATACGTATAAGGTATGCCAAGGAGGGGAGGAGTTGCTTGCCTTTAGAGGTGAAGGCAGCCTCAGAGGGGCAAGTGGATTTTGGGAGTGCCGGTCAGATGTATGACCCTCAGAGGTGTCAGATGAGACGTGCGCACGCCTTTGTAATGACGTTGTCGTATAGTCGTTTGCATTATGTGGAGTTTGTGTTTGAGCAAAGTCAGAGCACGTGGGTAAAGTGTCATATTAATGCGTTTAAGTTCTTTGGTGAAGTGCCGGAGCGGATAATATTAGACAATCTGAAATCAGGCGTAATCAAACCAAACACGTATGATCCGGTAATGAATAGGGCTTATGCCGACTGTGCCAGACATTATGGATTTATAATAGACCCTGCCAAAATAGCAAGGGGAGATCATAAAGGCAAAGTAGAGCGAAAGATACCGGTGGTGAGGGGTCAGTTTCTATCCGCTTGA
- a CDS encoding IS66 family transposase yields MRLLTAKLYGRNKYAYKSCEGVESDGGAAKTAELPPQIIPQGIATPGLLSYIITSKFTDALPFYRQEKIFRRLGVELSRATMANWCTHVAQNCNPLMKLLYELIKSGPVINTDETTVQVMKEPGRSDKTKSYMWAFRGGEPEKPVLIYNITEPEREMCLEIFYQDIRAMYKLAALPDMIALNQWTG; encoded by the coding sequence TTGCGTCTGCTTACAGCTAAACTGTATGGTCGTAATAAGTATGCCTATAAGAGCTGTGAGGGAGTAGAGAGTGATGGTGGAGCGGCAAAAACAGCGGAGCTGCCACCTCAGATAATCCCGCAGGGGATAGCAACACCGGGGCTGTTATCGTACATAATAACATCAAAATTTACAGATGCATTGCCGTTTTACCGTCAGGAGAAGATATTCAGGAGATTAGGGGTGGAACTAAGCCGTGCCACTATGGCCAACTGGTGTACCCATGTAGCACAAAACTGTAATCCCTTGATGAAATTGCTTTATGAATTGATAAAGTCCGGCCCTGTTATCAACACAGACGAGACAACGGTGCAGGTAATGAAAGAGCCTGGACGGTCTGATAAAACAAAGTCCTACATGTGGGCATTTCGAGGGGGTGAGCCTGAAAAACCTGTGTTGATCTATAATATCACAGAACCAGAGCGGGAGATGTGCCTCGAAATTTTCTATCAGGATATAAGGGCTATGTACAAGCTGGCGGCTTTGCCGGATATGATTGCCTTGAATCAGTGGACGGGATAA
- the mutL gene encoding DNA mismatch repair endonuclease MutL: MPVIELLDERVIDRIAAGEVIERPSSVVKELLENAIDAEGTEIRVDILNGGKRLIRVSDDGVGMDRFDAVTALKRHATSKIRTEGDLLNLKSLGFRGEALSSIASVSRMNITTALRGAEVGTHVEIYGGDVKSVKEKASIGTTIEVRELFYNTPARKKFLKSTQSELYHIMDVVTQAALSYPERKFILYVDEKNVMEVSGACGVRERLMQLYGMEFLDGLIEFTRSSYDADVSGFVSKEGNYARSRSHQYIFVNGRPIRDTYIRHAVYQPYKQILPEGMHPHCFLYLGVKPERVDYNVHPQKFEVRFSDRETIYKAVLGAVYKAVIGRDMEPEGGSAYGNFPQRRDSMNPSCTSSYKGPAGGFNENGYDGGGKFRAELPDDRENAGGQAPVSLATDTVAVELSIPFEAGRKFLYLGDVYVAYAEGGGLCVADHHACHERVLYEKLRDGAGLISQGILFPVQVKLPAREYVLLNSSLAALREMAIDIEEFGSDTFIIRALPEGLKEADIAAILTDIASNMVDVSSVGSPVTEIKEKIAKRIACHSSVRGKAVLSDSDLLHLLRDLDKCSDPHHCPHGRPTRVYLTQDKLKKLFKRT, translated from the coding sequence ATGCCGGTAATTGAGTTACTTGATGAACGCGTGATAGATAGGATTGCCGCCGGTGAAGTGATAGAGAGGCCGTCCTCTGTGGTAAAGGAGCTTCTGGAAAATGCAATAGATGCGGAAGGCACGGAAATCAGGGTGGATATTTTAAACGGGGGAAAGCGTCTCATTCGGGTCTCGGACGACGGGGTGGGGATGGACAGATTCGATGCGGTTACAGCTCTAAAGCGCCATGCCACAAGTAAGATTCGCACAGAGGGGGATTTATTAAACCTCAAAAGTCTGGGCTTCAGAGGTGAGGCGCTCTCATCAATCGCCTCGGTCTCCAGAATGAACATAACAACTGCATTGCGCGGCGCCGAGGTCGGCACGCATGTTGAGATATACGGAGGCGATGTTAAATCCGTAAAAGAGAAGGCCTCTATCGGCACAACCATAGAGGTCAGGGAGCTGTTTTACAACACACCGGCAAGAAAGAAATTTTTAAAGAGCACTCAATCGGAACTCTACCACATAATGGATGTAGTGACGCAGGCGGCGTTGTCGTATCCAGAGCGTAAGTTTATCCTCTATGTGGATGAAAAGAACGTTATGGAGGTCTCGGGGGCTTGCGGTGTCAGGGAACGGCTCATGCAGCTCTATGGTATGGAGTTTTTAGACGGGCTAATTGAGTTTACCCGAAGCTCATACGATGCTGATGTCTCAGGTTTTGTGTCAAAAGAGGGCAATTATGCACGCTCCCGCTCCCATCAGTACATATTTGTAAATGGCCGCCCGATACGGGACACCTACATCCGCCACGCCGTGTATCAACCCTATAAGCAGATACTGCCTGAGGGGATGCACCCGCATTGTTTCCTCTATCTGGGGGTTAAACCGGAGCGGGTGGATTACAACGTTCACCCTCAGAAATTTGAAGTGCGGTTTTCAGATCGTGAGACTATATACAAGGCTGTTCTGGGTGCCGTCTATAAAGCCGTGATTGGCAGAGACATGGAACCTGAGGGCGGCAGTGCGTATGGGAATTTCCCTCAAAGGAGGGATTCAATGAATCCCTCCTGCACGTCCTCCTATAAGGGCCCGGCAGGCGGCTTTAATGAGAACGGTTATGACGGAGGCGGCAAATTCAGGGCAGAATTGCCGGATGACAGGGAAAATGCCGGTGGGCAGGCACCGGTTAGTCTTGCAACTGATACGGTGGCCGTGGAGCTTTCAATACCGTTTGAGGCGGGACGCAAGTTTCTTTACCTTGGGGACGTCTATGTAGCGTATGCTGAGGGGGGAGGGCTCTGTGTGGCTGACCATCACGCCTGTCACGAGCGTGTGCTTTATGAGAAATTAAGGGATGGCGCCGGGCTTATCTCTCAGGGGATTTTGTTTCCTGTGCAGGTGAAATTACCGGCCCGTGAGTATGTGTTATTAAACAGCAGCTTAGCGGCACTCAGAGAGATGGCGATAGATATAGAGGAGTTCGGCTCAGATACGTTTATAATCAGGGCACTGCCGGAGGGGCTTAAGGAAGCCGACATTGCGGCGATACTTACAGATATAGCGTCCAACATGGTGGATGTCTCCTCAGTGGGCTCACCGGTTACAGAGATTAAAGAAAAAATCGCAAAGCGGATAGCCTGCCATAGCTCAGTACGGGGAAAAGCTGTATTAAGCGACTCTGACTTGTTGCATCTGTTAAGGGATTTGGATAAGTGCAGTGACCCACATCACTGTCCTCATGGCCGCCCCACCAGAGTCTATCTTACACAGGATAAGCTGAAAAAACTCTTTAAACGCACGTAA
- a CDS encoding carboxylesterase family protein encodes MNLIKKQFNSLNDMHLSGFLIVIIASFLCITINQVNAASCTTSNIITTKGSVCGTSNANSTTAYAYLGIPYAESTTGTNRWVAPVEKQAWSGVYEATAFGASCPQPTTKLTTSEDCLSLNVWTPVGPGSSLSLPVMVFIYGGAFISGASSLPVYNGAYLASKQNIVIVTINYRVGAFGFLNYGSTLNGNFGILDQQAALKWVQDNIAQFGGDPNQVTIFGESAGAMSVGIHLTAAPDSSSLFRAGIMESNPFGIPYKSPTQAKAFGKNLAKQLGCDNTTEDSTISCMRSATTSQVLTASLSTATLVKPIISNGLIDILPWAPVIDGTVIEQEPIVAIEQGNLTKTVIMGVNKDEGILFSVMMMNLLKNKLGQDNMTCLEYKVFVEDMFSISNAANILKQSRYGCSSGSITTQLSDLINDYIFLCGNHYAAKQAVANNNNNLFAYGFEVIPSFNLESSVSDCASKSCHGAELPFVFNSATNTGHTFTTTEQSIADMMGAYWANFATTNPTSSSSLQTWPAFSNSSSVFLFNTTSSGPTQNVSYSVCTDFWDTIGYNLGGTSN; translated from the coding sequence ATGAACTTGATAAAAAAGCAATTTAATTCTTTAAATGACATGCACTTGTCAGGATTTCTAATTGTAATCATAGCTTCTTTTTTATGTATTACAATAAATCAGGTAAACGCAGCTAGTTGCACAACAAGCAACATCATAACCACAAAAGGCTCGGTATGTGGAACATCTAACGCTAACAGCACCACTGCTTATGCTTATCTGGGAATACCATACGCCGAATCAACCACCGGCACTAACAGATGGGTTGCTCCGGTGGAAAAACAGGCGTGGAGTGGTGTTTACGAGGCGACAGCCTTCGGAGCGTCCTGTCCTCAACCTACAACTAAACTAACAACAAGTGAGGATTGTCTTTCACTAAACGTATGGACGCCGGTGGGGCCGGGTTCAAGCTTGTCACTGCCTGTAATGGTATTCATATATGGCGGTGCTTTCATATCCGGAGCTTCATCGCTGCCGGTTTACAACGGAGCGTATTTGGCTTCAAAACAAAACATAGTAATAGTAACTATAAACTATCGTGTCGGGGCTTTTGGATTCCTCAATTATGGATCTACGCTCAATGGTAACTTTGGGATTTTAGATCAGCAGGCTGCACTTAAATGGGTACAAGACAACATTGCACAATTTGGGGGTGATCCAAATCAGGTAACTATTTTCGGTGAAAGCGCAGGTGCCATGTCAGTAGGAATCCACCTGACGGCGGCGCCCGACAGCTCGTCCCTTTTCAGGGCTGGCATCATGGAGAGTAATCCTTTTGGCATACCGTATAAATCTCCGACACAAGCCAAGGCCTTTGGTAAAAATCTGGCCAAACAGCTTGGCTGTGACAACACCACCGAGGATTCGACTATTTCTTGTATGAGATCGGCTACAACTTCACAAGTTCTGACTGCCTCTCTATCTACGGCTACGTTGGTAAAACCGATAATCAGCAATGGTCTGATTGATATTCTTCCGTGGGCGCCCGTTATCGATGGAACTGTGATTGAACAGGAACCTATTGTCGCAATTGAGCAGGGAAATCTTACTAAGACGGTAATCATGGGAGTCAACAAGGATGAGGGTATTTTGTTTTCAGTGATGATGATGAACCTCTTGAAAAATAAGCTTGGCCAGGACAATATGACTTGTTTGGAGTATAAAGTGTTTGTTGAAGACATGTTTTCTATATCAAACGCTGCGAATATATTAAAACAGTCAAGGTATGGATGCAGCTCCGGCAGTATCACAACACAGTTAAGTGATCTGATAAACGATTATATATTTCTCTGTGGAAACCACTATGCTGCAAAGCAGGCAGTCGCAAATAATAACAACAACTTATTCGCTTATGGTTTTGAGGTGATTCCCTCGTTTAACCTTGAATCATCGGTATCTGATTGTGCCAGCAAATCATGCCATGGTGCAGAATTACCGTTTGTGTTCAATTCAGCAACTAACACTGGACATACTTTTACTACAACCGAGCAGAGCATTGCCGATATGATGGGGGCTTATTGGGCTAATTTTGCAACAACCAATCCGACTAGCAGCTCATCGCTTCAAACCTGGCCTGCTTTTTCCAACTCCTCAAGTGTTTTCCTGTTTAACACCACAAGCTCCGGCCCCACACAGAATGTTTCCTACTCTGTTTGTACCGATTTCTGGGATACCATTGGTTATAATCTGGGAGGAACTTCAAATTAG
- a CDS encoding cyclic nucleotide-binding domain-containing protein translates to MEAEAFFGTYLIRQKLITEKDMLDALKYQSQKTPSFIDMANKLSFLGMKEVYEILNYQAMSDQSFEEIAQKKGFLTHEQVDVIAKQREKLKPPIGEILVLQSKIPKDIMLRELEKYHEIKFRYHDISEILRSIKMFHDIPEHILDTLAYIGEKVTCRPYDRIVAQNEDADCFYAVVSGSLKVSKNSNGSTEKEIFLYRIIKNDVFGVSSIFESQKRMANVTCEELTTLLKFNREQFLQFLKDYPKASYHILLFIIRRLLHRLRTTSDELATRRSDMQDGTEPDCTLNDIV, encoded by the coding sequence TTGGAAGCTGAGGCTTTTTTTGGAACATATTTAATCAGGCAAAAACTTATAACAGAGAAAGATATGCTGGATGCGCTTAAGTACCAAAGCCAGAAAACCCCGTCCTTTATTGATATGGCTAACAAGCTTTCCTTTTTGGGTATGAAAGAGGTATATGAAATACTGAACTATCAGGCGATGTCTGATCAGTCCTTTGAGGAAATTGCCCAAAAAAAAGGCTTTCTTACCCATGAACAGGTTGACGTCATAGCTAAGCAAAGAGAAAAACTAAAACCCCCTATCGGCGAAATTCTCGTCTTACAAAGTAAAATTCCTAAAGATATTATGCTAAGGGAGCTTGAAAAATATCACGAAATAAAATTCAGATATCACGACATTAGCGAAATATTGAGAAGTATAAAAATGTTTCATGATATTCCTGAACATATTTTAGATACTCTTGCATACATTGGTGAAAAAGTCACTTGCAGGCCATACGACCGCATAGTGGCTCAAAATGAGGATGCCGATTGTTTTTACGCTGTTGTCTCGGGCTCTCTTAAGGTATCTAAAAACTCCAACGGCAGCACGGAAAAAGAAATCTTCCTGTACAGAATAATTAAAAATGACGTCTTTGGAGTCTCTTCCATCTTTGAATCGCAAAAGCGTATGGCCAATGTAACGTGTGAGGAATTGACCACTCTTTTGAAATTTAACAGAGAACAATTTTTGCAATTTTTAAAAGATTATCCCAAAGCCTCTTACCATATTCTGTTGTTTATTATAAGGAGACTGCTCCATCGTCTTCGCACTACTTCCGATGAACTTGCCACCCGGCGCAGTGACATGCAAGATGGTACAGAGCCGGACTGTACACTAAATGATATTGTTTAG